From a single Adhaeribacter swui genomic region:
- a CDS encoding HlyD family secretion protein: MAPAVKNKEYPAQAQPHYSTADLLKTAPTGRTLALWCGGIFLVLCLALFLPWTQNIRSNGTLTALNPAGRPQTLQSVISGRIEKWHVQEGQTVQKGDTLISISEVKDKYFDPQLLQRLNEQIEAKRMSLVATQQKAKALEDQIANLRGGLTFSLNKARNKIDQVKFKLQSDSAELVAAQTDYKIAQVQLERQEALYQQGLKSLTELETRRLKFQEVRAKLQGYENKVASTHNELQNARIELNSLTAEYGEKTAKAESELSATRGYAYTTNGELAKMKNEYANTKIRAGFYHITAPQNGIVVKAMKAGIGETVKEGEAVATILPREAQLAVELFVKPMDFPLIRKGQHIRLQFDGWPALVFSGWPNTGFGTFGGRIAVIDNVATMGKYRILVVPDPQTEPWPEALRIGSGVYGWALLNDVPIWYELWRQLNGFPADYPTQETGATYAPKDKKESNALTDETSAE, encoded by the coding sequence ATGGCACCCGCTGTTAAAAATAAAGAATACCCCGCACAAGCCCAACCGCATTACAGTACCGCCGATTTATTAAAAACGGCTCCCACCGGGCGTACCCTGGCGCTTTGGTGCGGAGGCATTTTTTTGGTTCTTTGCTTAGCCTTGTTTCTCCCCTGGACGCAGAATATCCGCTCCAATGGTACCCTCACGGCGTTAAACCCTGCTGGCCGGCCTCAAACGCTGCAAAGTGTTATTTCTGGCCGGATTGAAAAATGGCACGTGCAAGAAGGACAAACCGTGCAAAAAGGCGATACCCTGATCAGCATCTCGGAGGTAAAAGATAAGTACTTCGATCCGCAGTTGTTGCAACGTTTAAATGAACAAATCGAAGCAAAAAGAATGAGTTTAGTTGCCACGCAACAAAAAGCCAAAGCCCTGGAAGATCAGATTGCCAATTTAAGAGGAGGTTTAACTTTTAGCTTAAATAAAGCGCGAAACAAAATAGATCAGGTAAAATTTAAATTGCAAAGCGACAGCGCCGAATTAGTAGCTGCCCAAACCGATTACAAAATTGCCCAGGTGCAACTGGAACGCCAGGAAGCATTGTATCAGCAAGGTCTTAAATCTTTGACCGAACTGGAAACCCGCCGATTGAAATTTCAGGAAGTGCGGGCAAAATTGCAGGGCTACGAAAACAAAGTGGCTAGCACCCACAACGAGTTGCAAAATGCCCGCATTGAACTAAATTCTTTAACGGCCGAGTACGGCGAAAAAACTGCCAAAGCTGAATCCGAATTAAGTGCTACCCGCGGCTACGCCTATACCACCAACGGCGAACTGGCCAAAATGAAAAACGAATACGCCAATACTAAAATCCGGGCGGGCTTTTACCACATAACGGCCCCACAAAATGGCATCGTGGTAAAAGCCATGAAAGCCGGTATCGGCGAAACTGTAAAAGAAGGAGAAGCGGTAGCCACCATTTTACCACGCGAAGCGCAATTAGCCGTGGAGCTCTTCGTAAAGCCCATGGATTTTCCATTGATCCGCAAAGGACAACACATTCGTTTGCAATTTGATGGCTGGCCGGCCCTGGTATTTTCGGGTTGGCCCAATACGGGTTTTGGTACCTTTGGCGGCCGCATTGCCGTAATTGATAACGTAGCTACCATGGGTAAATACCGCATTCTGGTAGTGCCAGACCCACAAACTGAGCCCTGGCCGGAAGCCCTGCGCATTGGGTCCGGCGTTTATGGCTGGGCTTTATTAAACGACGTGCCTATTTGGTACGAGCTGTGGCGGCAGTTAAATGGCTTCCCGGCCGATTATCCAACCCAGGAAACTGGGGCTACTTACGCCCCGAAAGACAAAAAAGAATCTAATGCTTTAACCGATGAAACCAGTGCTGAATAA
- a CDS encoding peptidase domain-containing ABC transporter, whose product MDLTLLPAINKIVSQLQGLSAAPTPAKEPLTLPVDKPASVPSFLAYLQETAIKEKLIYVLSEPTTAELPTILEHSKSPVVLCQVIDNQVVPVVIQRQHNHYHVYRFRQAKPEKLTFHSVEEISQSCYQIPNRPEGQTYLLTSLVHQPPGFTDADQAKKPSHLGRLFKFLAVEKSQIGYIYIYAAIAGIISLSLPLGIQSIIGFVSGGQMSTSIVVLIGFIVVGIFAVGGLQIMQVYLVEHLQQRLFSRMSFDFAHRIPRLQLESLQSEQPVELMNRFFETLTLQKGIAKILLEFNAALLQILFGLILLSLYHSSFIFFGIFLAATLSLIIYATGNKGVQTSLVESKYKYQLVSWLESMARAIYTFKMASYSNLGMQQTDYITSQYILARRQHFSVLMTQYWGFIFFKSLITAGLLILGCYLVLQRQINIGQFVASEIIIILTMNSVEKIILKLDVVYDVLTGLKKITAVTDLPLEEARGLKITETESGPGISVQAAHLAYHSPSEAQIKLHDINLKINASEKVALTGISDAGKFTLSQILLGLTPGYEGRLAYNNLSLRDLDVVNLRSQMAAIIATDQIFEGTLLQNITCGESNITTQEVLEALEICQLSAYVQNLPKGLHTVLTGTDWQLPRSVVSKIMLARCLVRKPKLVVLDNNLLAINRAEKLPILQALHQRLNCTLIIISHDKKIMQFCDRVMLMQEGTITHQGTYTAIQPHLPLTVLTETTV is encoded by the coding sequence ATGGATTTAACCCTTTTACCAGCGATAAATAAAATTGTAAGCCAATTGCAAGGGCTTTCGGCGGCTCCTACCCCGGCCAAAGAACCTTTAACGCTGCCGGTTGATAAACCAGCCAGCGTGCCTTCGTTTTTGGCTTACTTACAAGAAACGGCCATTAAAGAAAAGCTAATATACGTTTTATCGGAACCAACTACAGCCGAATTGCCTACTATTCTGGAACACAGCAAATCACCCGTAGTTTTGTGCCAGGTAATAGATAACCAGGTAGTACCGGTAGTAATTCAGCGACAGCATAACCACTATCACGTTTATCGGTTTAGGCAAGCCAAGCCCGAAAAATTAACCTTTCATTCCGTAGAAGAAATAAGCCAAAGCTGCTATCAAATTCCAAATCGCCCGGAAGGTCAAACGTACTTACTAACCAGTTTGGTGCACCAACCGCCCGGCTTTACCGATGCGGACCAAGCTAAAAAACCCTCGCACTTAGGGCGGTTATTTAAGTTTTTAGCCGTTGAAAAAAGCCAGATCGGTTATATCTATATCTACGCTGCTATTGCGGGTATTATCAGTCTTTCTTTGCCTTTGGGTATTCAAAGCATTATCGGGTTTGTTTCAGGGGGGCAAATGTCTACCTCTATTGTGGTACTCATTGGCTTTATTGTAGTGGGCATCTTTGCGGTGGGTGGGCTACAAATTATGCAGGTTTATTTGGTGGAGCATTTACAGCAACGTTTGTTCAGCCGCATGTCCTTTGATTTTGCTCACCGTATTCCCCGCTTACAACTCGAAAGTTTACAGTCGGAGCAGCCGGTAGAGCTCATGAACCGCTTTTTCGAAACCTTGACTTTGCAAAAAGGCATTGCCAAAATTCTACTCGAATTTAATGCGGCCTTACTGCAAATCCTTTTTGGTTTAATATTGCTGTCTTTGTACCATTCTTCGTTTATCTTTTTCGGTATATTTCTGGCGGCTACGCTTAGTCTTATTATCTATGCTACGGGTAATAAAGGCGTGCAAACCAGTTTAGTTGAATCCAAATACAAATACCAGTTGGTAAGTTGGCTGGAGAGTATGGCCCGGGCGATCTATACGTTTAAAATGGCCAGCTACTCTAATCTGGGCATGCAACAAACCGATTACATTACCAGCCAGTACATATTAGCTCGTCGGCAGCATTTTAGCGTGCTCATGACCCAGTACTGGGGCTTTATCTTTTTTAAATCGCTCATTACCGCCGGCTTACTCATATTGGGCTGTTACCTGGTTTTACAGCGCCAAATCAACATTGGGCAATTTGTGGCCTCCGAAATCATCATCATCTTAACCATGAACTCGGTAGAAAAAATAATTTTAAAATTAGATGTGGTGTACGATGTTTTAACCGGCTTAAAAAAGATTACCGCGGTAACGGATTTACCTTTAGAAGAAGCCCGGGGATTAAAAATTACCGAAACAGAATCCGGACCAGGCATAAGCGTACAAGCCGCCCATCTGGCTTACCACAGTCCTTCAGAAGCGCAGATAAAATTACACGACATTAATTTAAAAATAAACGCTTCGGAGAAAGTGGCCTTAACGGGCATCAGCGATGCCGGTAAATTTACTTTATCGCAAATATTACTAGGATTAACCCCGGGCTACGAAGGGCGGCTGGCTTACAATAACTTATCGCTCCGCGATTTAGATGTGGTGAATTTGCGGAGCCAGATGGCCGCCATTATTGCCACCGACCAAATTTTTGAAGGTACCCTGCTGCAAAACATTACCTGCGGCGAAAGCAACATTACCACCCAGGAGGTGCTCGAAGCATTAGAAATTTGTCAGCTCTCGGCATACGTGCAAAACCTACCCAAAGGCTTACACACCGTTTTAACCGGCACCGACTGGCAATTACCCCGTAGCGTGGTTTCTAAAATTATGCTGGCCCGTTGCCTGGTGCGCAAACCCAAACTGGTTGTACTGGATAATAACTTATTAGCCATTAACCGGGCCGAGAAACTGCCTATTCTGCAAGCCTTGCACCAACGCCTAAACTGCACTTTAATAATTATATCGCACGACAAAAAAATTATGCAGTTCTGCGACCGCGTGATGTTGATGCAAGAAGGCACCATTACCCACCAGGGTACTTACACCGCTATTCAACCGCATTTACCTTTAACCGTGTTAACCGAAACCACTGTATAA
- a CDS encoding TolC family protein, whose protein sequence is MLLELLITGISIRSQAEILNDSIKVVTFAAFYDQIKANHPVVRQAALLPKQAQQELRIARGYFDPQAISYYDRKDFKDQLYYENWNSMVKVPLWFGADLKAGYERNKGVNVNPEVKTPAAGLTYAGISLPIGQGWLIDQRRATLRQAQLLINAAEADKIKIINKLLLEASKDYWDWVLAYQRWQLYQTAYNLSEVRYRGVSERARYGDLAAIDTVEARVDLINRQQLLQQSLTEFQNSRLVVSNYLWTSDQNPVELVSSAVPAFNESDLNLIPADTLQQLFRFAQENHPELRKLDFKYKQLEIERRLAADKFKPKLNLEYNFLRQDFGLPVERLNSTYFLNNYKLGVSFSYPLLLRSERGKWQLTRYKLTETDLALTQTQRDITTALQTTYNELQMLAAQINTQETLVSQADILRRGEQTRFENGESSLFLVNTREMNLINQNVKLWELKTKYVKSIALLYWSAGTMDNW, encoded by the coding sequence TTGCTTCTAGAGCTGCTAATTACCGGTATTTCCATCCGCAGCCAAGCCGAAATTTTAAATGATTCTATAAAAGTAGTAACCTTTGCGGCTTTTTACGACCAAATTAAAGCCAATCACCCGGTGGTACGCCAGGCTGCTTTGTTACCGAAACAGGCGCAGCAGGAACTCCGCATCGCCCGCGGTTATTTCGATCCGCAGGCCATCAGTTACTACGACCGCAAAGATTTTAAAGACCAGTTATACTACGAGAACTGGAATAGCATGGTAAAAGTACCCTTGTGGTTTGGTGCCGATTTAAAAGCCGGATACGAGCGTAACAAAGGCGTAAACGTTAACCCGGAAGTAAAAACGCCCGCCGCGGGTTTAACTTACGCGGGTATTTCCTTACCCATCGGCCAAGGATGGCTCATCGATCAACGGCGGGCCACCTTGCGGCAGGCGCAGTTGTTAATTAATGCCGCCGAAGCCGATAAAATTAAAATTATTAACAAGTTACTGCTGGAAGCTTCTAAGGATTACTGGGATTGGGTGTTGGCATACCAACGGTGGCAGCTATACCAAACTGCCTACAACTTATCGGAAGTACGCTACCGCGGGGTATCCGAGCGGGCCCGGTACGGCGATTTAGCCGCCATTGATACTGTGGAAGCCCGGGTCGATTTAATTAACCGCCAGCAATTGTTGCAGCAATCCTTAACCGAATTCCAGAATAGCCGCCTGGTAGTTTCGAACTACCTCTGGACCTCCGATCAAAATCCCGTGGAACTAGTTTCATCAGCTGTACCAGCATTTAATGAAAGCGATTTAAACCTGATCCCCGCGGATACGCTACAGCAACTTTTCCGGTTTGCCCAGGAGAACCATCCGGAATTACGGAAACTGGATTTTAAATACAAACAACTCGAAATTGAGCGCCGGTTAGCCGCCGATAAATTTAAACCAAAACTCAACCTAGAATATAATTTTCTGCGTCAGGACTTTGGTTTACCCGTGGAGCGGCTGAACTCTACTTATTTTTTAAATAATTACAAATTAGGAGTGAGCTTTAGTTACCCTTTACTGCTCCGGAGCGAACGCGGCAAATGGCAGCTTACCCGGTATAAGTTAACTGAAACTGATTTGGCGCTAACTCAAACCCAACGCGATATAACCACTGCCTTGCAAACTACCTACAACGAATTGCAGATGTTAGCGGCCCAGATAAATACTCAGGAAACCCTGGTATCGCAAGCCGATATCCTGCGCCGGGGCGAACAAACCCGGTTCGAAAACGGCGAAAGCTCTTTGTTTTTAGTAAATACCCGGGAAATGAACTTAATTAACCAGAATGTAAAATTATGGGAATTAAAAACCAAGTACGTTAAATCCATTGCTTTACTATACTGGTCGGCGGGTACCATGGACAACTGGTAA
- a CDS encoding hemolysin family protein translates to MEIAIIFILTLLNGFFAISEISIISVRKSRVEEKAQQGSKNARALLQLIQEPEDFLSAVQVGITLIGIISGAYGGAALTDDMQGLLSQVSFLAPYADWLALVLVIGSITYFSIVIGELIPKTLALGNAEKIAFLVAPIIKTFTSLTLPLVKILSVSTNLVIRLFGIKDSSEDKMSEDELRQLIKTAGKQGVIRRDETELHQNIFQYANQKAKNLMTHRLDTEWIDLNATLETIQEKIKQSAHTKFPICENDFNNVVGILATKDFYENLMVQHKPLLEIIKQPIYVADTMFARDVLTLFKKQKQYLGIVVDEFGATIGIITLHDILESIVGDIPDVDETDEADIVPRDEKSYLVNGAIPISDLNKALKQALIPAAAADYTTLAGFIIYQLTRLPNTGEKLAFNGYEMEIVDMDGKRIDKVILTKLEVPEDEILYSDTMI, encoded by the coding sequence ATGGAAATAGCCATCATTTTTATTTTAACCTTGCTCAACGGTTTTTTCGCCATTTCTGAAATCTCCATTATTTCTGTTCGTAAAAGTCGCGTGGAAGAAAAAGCCCAGCAGGGCAGTAAAAATGCCCGCGCTCTTTTACAATTAATTCAGGAACCGGAAGATTTTCTTTCAGCGGTTCAGGTGGGCATTACCCTAATTGGAATTATTTCGGGTGCTTACGGCGGCGCCGCCTTAACCGACGATATGCAAGGTTTATTAAGCCAGGTTTCTTTTTTAGCACCCTATGCCGATTGGTTAGCTCTGGTGTTAGTAATTGGCTCGATTACTTACTTTTCGATTGTTATCGGGGAATTAATCCCGAAAACGTTGGCTCTGGGCAATGCCGAGAAAATTGCTTTTCTGGTAGCTCCCATCATTAAAACGTTTACCTCTTTAACTTTGCCGCTGGTAAAAATTCTTTCGGTATCTACTAACCTGGTTATTCGCTTATTTGGCATTAAAGACTCTAGCGAAGATAAAATGTCAGAAGATGAATTAAGGCAGCTTATTAAAACCGCCGGGAAACAAGGCGTTATTCGCCGCGACGAAACAGAGCTGCACCAGAATATTTTTCAATACGCCAACCAAAAAGCTAAAAATTTAATGACCCACCGGCTCGATACCGAGTGGATTGATTTAAATGCTACTTTAGAAACTATTCAGGAAAAAATCAAACAAAGCGCCCACACCAAATTCCCGATCTGCGAAAACGACTTTAACAACGTGGTAGGTATTTTAGCCACCAAAGATTTTTACGAAAACTTAATGGTGCAGCACAAGCCTTTACTGGAAATTATAAAGCAGCCCATTTATGTGGCCGATACCATGTTTGCCCGGGATGTTTTAACTTTATTTAAAAAGCAAAAACAGTATTTAGGCATTGTGGTCGATGAATTTGGCGCTACCATTGGCATAATAACCTTGCATGATATCCTGGAAAGTATTGTGGGCGATATTCCGGATGTGGACGAAACCGATGAAGCCGACATTGTACCGCGCGACGAAAAATCTTACCTGGTAAACGGCGCTATTCCCATCTCGGATTTAAATAAAGCCTTAAAGCAAGCCTTAATCCCGGCGGCGGCTGCCGATTATACCACCTTGGCCGGTTTTATCATCTACCAATTAACCCGGTTGCCTAACACCGGAGAAAAGTTGGCATTTAATGGTTACGAAATGGAAATTGTGGATATGGATGGCAAACGCATTGATAAGGTAATCTTAACCAAATTAGAGGTTCCGGAAGATGAAATTCTTTATTCTGATACAATGATTTAA
- a CDS encoding TonB-dependent receptor, with protein sequence MIPAFCFAQNGVVSGKVTDAENNFSLPGATVKFSNGNRYTISNQTGDYEFLNIPVGSYEVEISYLGYQRQVQQVTVEAGKNTVVNFNMSTNTGMLQEMVIVGDRLKGQARALNQQKNNQNITNVISSDQVGRFPDANIGDALKRVPGITMQNDQGEARNIIIRGLAPALNSVTLNGDRIPSAEGDNRNVQMDLIPSDMISTIEVNKTLTPDMDADAIGGSVNLITRASPNGERISATLAGGYGPIREKAIYTGGLIYGNRYNNNKLGVVLSASYNNNDYGSDNVEAVWVQDDFNNVYVEEAEIRKYDVQRIRRSGSVALDYKFNGNHTLYANAIYTWRDDRENRFRTTYDDIEPEYNGEIITGFTGRITRETKGGINNNRNQSRRLEDQRVLNYSLRGEHLLTPKLDLDWSVNYAKAREFRPNERYIEFQQEDVTFSQAGNSPERPFISASGESMNLFEQSELTENRDNTEESEFGAKVNVRFPLSMIPAQKGRLRTGLRLRIKDKLRDNNFFTYEPLDDVTLNNVTTSNFNGEGFNPGSKYVPGVFASANYLGNLNLNNPALFTSESDPSEFLAVNYTARENIYAGYIRWDQDLSDKLAMIVGARLEHTYIDYQGNRVLDEEELEGQLNNTNSYTNVLPNLSFKYSASDNLILRAAFTTALARPNYYALAPYVNNVASDAEISAGNPNLKATYAYNYDFMAENYFKSVGLVSGGVFFKKLNNFIYNYSNNQYTSADFAIDFPGQSNPVPVNENWTFLQARNGRSVNVYGFEVAFQRQLDFLPGFLKHFGLYANYTYTKSKANGVTNEDGEERTDVSLPGTAPHMLNGSLFWDNSKFSARLSMNYASDYLDELGSDSFQDSFYDKQLFLDANASYKFTSKLRLFVEANNLTNQPLRYYQGIPSRTKQIEFYQGRYNLGFKFDL encoded by the coding sequence ATGATACCTGCCTTCTGTTTCGCGCAAAATGGGGTTGTATCGGGGAAGGTAACCGATGCCGAAAACAACTTTTCGCTGCCCGGCGCCACCGTTAAGTTTAGCAACGGCAACCGCTATACCATTTCTAACCAAACTGGCGATTATGAATTTTTAAATATTCCGGTTGGCAGCTATGAGGTGGAAATATCTTATCTGGGGTACCAACGCCAAGTGCAACAGGTTACGGTAGAAGCCGGAAAAAATACCGTGGTAAATTTTAATATGAGTACCAATACCGGCATGCTCCAGGAAATGGTAATTGTGGGGGATCGGTTAAAAGGCCAGGCCCGGGCTTTAAATCAGCAAAAGAACAATCAAAATATTACCAACGTTATTTCTTCGGATCAGGTGGGCCGGTTTCCGGACGCCAATATTGGCGATGCTTTAAAACGGGTGCCCGGCATTACCATGCAAAACGACCAGGGTGAAGCCCGTAACATCATCATCCGGGGTCTGGCGCCGGCTTTAAATTCGGTAACCTTAAACGGCGACCGTATTCCTTCGGCGGAAGGCGATAACCGGAACGTGCAGATGGATCTTATTCCGTCTGACATGATCTCTACCATTGAGGTAAATAAAACCCTTACGCCGGATATGGATGCCGATGCTATTGGCGGTTCGGTAAACCTGATTACCCGGGCTTCGCCCAACGGCGAGCGGATTTCGGCTACCCTGGCCGGCGGTTACGGCCCCATCCGGGAAAAAGCCATTTATACCGGTGGATTGATATACGGAAATCGGTATAATAACAATAAGTTGGGCGTGGTACTTAGTGCTTCTTACAACAATAATGATTACGGTTCGGATAACGTGGAAGCCGTATGGGTACAAGACGATTTTAACAATGTATACGTAGAAGAAGCTGAAATCCGGAAGTACGATGTACAACGCATCCGAAGAAGTGGTTCAGTGGCTTTGGATTACAAGTTTAACGGCAATCATACTTTGTACGCCAATGCTATTTATACCTGGCGGGACGACCGGGAAAATCGCTTCCGGACTACTTACGACGACATTGAACCGGAGTATAACGGCGAAATTATTACGGGTTTTACTGGTCGCATAACCCGGGAAACCAAAGGCGGAATAAACAACAACCGTAACCAAAGCCGGCGCTTGGAAGACCAACGAGTACTAAACTACAGTTTGCGGGGCGAGCACCTGTTAACCCCAAAACTGGACTTGGACTGGTCGGTGAATTACGCTAAAGCGCGGGAGTTTAGACCTAACGAACGCTACATTGAATTTCAGCAGGAAGATGTTACTTTTTCGCAGGCAGGCAATAGCCCCGAAAGGCCATTTATCTCAGCTTCCGGCGAAAGCATGAACTTGTTTGAGCAATCCGAATTAACCGAAAATCGCGACAATACCGAAGAGTCGGAGTTTGGCGCAAAAGTAAATGTCCGTTTTCCGCTTTCTATGATTCCTGCTCAAAAAGGCCGCCTAAGAACCGGATTACGATTACGCATTAAAGATAAACTGCGCGATAACAATTTTTTCACCTACGAACCCCTGGATGATGTTACCCTGAACAATGTAACCACCAGCAATTTCAACGGCGAAGGTTTTAACCCGGGCAGCAAATACGTGCCGGGCGTTTTTGCCTCGGCTAATTACCTGGGCAACCTTAACCTGAACAATCCGGCCTTGTTTACCAGTGAATCAGACCCATCGGAATTTTTGGCTGTAAACTACACGGCCCGGGAAAACATATACGCTGGGTATATCCGCTGGGATCAGGACTTAAGCGATAAACTGGCCATGATCGTAGGTGCCCGCCTAGAACACACTTACATCGATTATCAGGGCAACCGGGTACTGGACGAAGAAGAACTAGAAGGTCAGTTGAACAATACCAATTCTTACACCAATGTACTTCCGAACCTTTCGTTTAAATACAGCGCTTCCGATAACTTAATTTTACGGGCGGCCTTTACTACGGCATTGGCCCGCCCCAATTACTACGCCCTGGCTCCTTACGTAAACAATGTGGCTTCTGATGCCGAAATTAGCGCCGGTAACCCTAACCTGAAAGCTACCTACGCCTACAATTACGATTTTATGGCCGAAAATTATTTTAAATCGGTGGGTTTAGTTTCGGGTGGCGTGTTTTTTAAAAAATTAAACAATTTCATTTACAATTACAGCAATAACCAGTATACCTCCGCCGATTTTGCCATTGACTTTCCGGGCCAAAGCAACCCCGTACCGGTTAATGAAAACTGGACTTTCCTGCAAGCCAGAAATGGCCGGAGTGTAAATGTATACGGCTTTGAAGTTGCCTTCCAGCGGCAACTGGATTTTCTACCGGGATTTTTAAAACACTTTGGTTTATACGCCAATTACACCTATACTAAGTCTAAAGCGAATGGCGTCACCAACGAGGACGGTGAAGAAAGAACCGACGTAAGTTTACCCGGTACGGCCCCGCACATGCTGAACGGGTCTTTATTCTGGGATAACAGTAAATTCTCGGCGCGCTTATCCATGAATTATGCCTCCGATTACCTCGACGAACTGGGCTCGGATTCATTTCAGGACAGTTTTTACGACAAGCAATTATTTCTGGATGCCAACGCTTCTTACAAATTTACTTCAAAGCTGCGCCTGTTCGTTGAAGCCAATAATTTAACTAATCAGCCTTTACGTTACTATCAGGGCATTCCGTCCCGCACCAAACAGATAGAATTTTACCAAGGCCGGTACAACTTAGGCTTTAAGTTCGATTTGTAG
- a CDS encoding Crp/Fnr family transcriptional regulator, which yields MIRASFIDYAIRLSPLDAPAMAALQNNLVTKSVLKGDYLLRDGEVCKHLYFINEGLTKTFFLKEDKEFIMRFFPEYSMFTVLDSFLTQTPSLYSIIALEDTSLTFISHTHLEELCNKHHRIETFFRKLVSVASINMMKRISEMLEENGTKSYNHFLSENKQLLQRISLGDLASYLGITQVSLSRIRAKK from the coding sequence ATGATCAGGGCTAGTTTTATTGATTATGCCATCCGGCTTTCTCCACTCGATGCACCAGCAATGGCTGCTTTGCAAAATAATTTAGTAACAAAATCAGTCCTTAAGGGTGACTACTTATTGCGAGATGGTGAAGTTTGCAAACACCTGTATTTTATAAACGAAGGACTTACTAAAACTTTCTTTTTAAAAGAAGACAAAGAATTTATTATGCGTTTTTTTCCGGAGTACTCCATGTTTACGGTGCTGGATAGTTTTTTAACGCAAACCCCTTCGCTTTACTCCATTATAGCCTTAGAAGATACTTCTTTAACTTTCATATCCCATACTCATTTAGAAGAATTATGTAATAAGCATCATCGCATCGAAACATTTTTCAGAAAGTTAGTTTCTGTTGCTTCTATTAACATGATGAAACGCATTAGCGAAATGCTGGAAGAAAACGGAACTAAGAGCTATAACCACTTCTTAAGCGAGAACAAGCAACTTCTGCAACGAATTAGCTTAGGCGACCTGGCAAGTTATCTAGGCATTACTCAGGTTTCCTTAAGCCGGATCAGGGCTAAAAAATAG
- a CDS encoding phytase codes for MNQYRMRLSSILIITLFTFVSCQSSLAPVREDALKPVVITQPTPHDTDDPAIWINRLDTSKSLIVGTDKDTDGGLYVYNLKGEIVHKSIPLQRPNNVDVAYGLVIGEKSYDVAITTERETNKIRIFSLPDLQPLDNGGIEVFAGETEKDPMGIAIYTRPTDQAIFAVVGRKSGPSGSYLWQYKITDAGNGQATATVVRKFGSFSVKKEIEAIAVDNELGYIYYSDEQVGIKKYQADPDAKDDAEITVFGKKDFKADHEGIAIYKKTNTTGYILVSNQQANTFMVYPREGFNNNPNTYPLMAEIPVSTIECDGADAIHVNFGGKFSNGLFVAMSNGRTFHFYDWNHIQNLIDQNYGLKK; via the coding sequence GTGAATCAATACCGAATGCGCCTATCTTCTATTTTAATAATTACCTTATTCACCTTTGTATCATGCCAAAGCAGTCTGGCCCCTGTGCGGGAAGATGCCTTAAAACCAGTAGTTATAACCCAGCCAACTCCCCACGATACCGATGATCCGGCCATTTGGATAAACCGTTTAGATACCAGTAAAAGCCTGATCGTTGGCACCGATAAGGATACAGACGGAGGGCTTTATGTGTACAATCTAAAGGGAGAAATTGTACACAAAAGTATACCGTTGCAAAGACCCAATAACGTGGATGTAGCTTATGGCCTGGTTATAGGCGAAAAAAGTTACGATGTAGCCATCACCACCGAAAGAGAAACAAATAAGATCCGGATTTTTTCCCTTCCAGACTTGCAACCGCTGGACAATGGCGGCATTGAAGTTTTTGCCGGAGAAACCGAAAAAGACCCTATGGGTATTGCCATTTACACCCGACCCACCGACCAGGCAATTTTTGCGGTGGTAGGCCGTAAAAGTGGCCCATCCGGTTCTTACTTATGGCAATACAAAATTACGGATGCCGGCAACGGCCAAGCTACCGCCACGGTAGTGCGTAAATTTGGCAGCTTTAGCGTTAAAAAAGAAATTGAAGCCATTGCCGTAGATAATGAGCTCGGGTATATTTACTACAGCGATGAGCAAGTAGGTATTAAAAAATACCAAGCCGATCCGGATGCGAAAGATGATGCCGAGATCACTGTTTTTGGTAAAAAAGACTTTAAGGCCGACCACGAGGGCATTGCCATTTACAAAAAAACAAATACTACTGGTTATATTTTAGTATCTAATCAGCAGGCGAATACCTTTATGGTTTATCCGCGCGAAGGGTTTAACAACAACCCGAACACTTACCCCCTAATGGCCGAAATACCGGTATCTACCATTGAATGCGACGGAGCGGATGCGATACATGTTAATTTCGGTGGTAAATTCAGTAACGGTTTGTTTGTTGCGATGAGTAATGGCCGTACGTTTCACTTCTACGACTGGAACCATATTCAAAACCTGATCGACCAAAACTACGGCCTAAAGAAATAA